The Tamandua tetradactyla isolate mTamTet1 chromosome 23, mTamTet1.pri, whole genome shotgun sequence genome includes a window with the following:
- the SRRM2 gene encoding serine/arginine repetitive matrix protein 2 isoform X6, translating into MYNGIGLPTPRGSGTNGYVQRNLSLVRGRRGERPDYKGEEELRRLEAALVKRPNPDILDHERKRRVELRCLELEEMMEEQGYEEQQIQEKVATFRLMLLEKDVNPGGKEDTPGQRPAVTETHQLAELNEKKNERLRAAFGISDSYVDGSSFDPQRRAREAKQPAPEPPKPYSLVRESSSSRSPTPKQKKKKKKKDRGRRSESSSPRRERKKSSKKKKHRSESESKKRKHRSPTPKSKRKSKDKKRKRSRSTTPAPKSRRAHRSTSADSASSSDTSRSRSRSAAAKTRTTALTGRSPSPPSGRRGEGDAPSRESGTTNTGRPSSPESSIRQPGSPCEDKDKDRTEKSAARPSPSPERSSTGPELPAPTPLLAEQRGGSPQPLATTPLSQEPVNPPSEASPTRGRSPPKSPEKPPQSSSSESCPPSPQPTKISRHASSSPESPKPAPAPGSRREISSSPTSKSRSHGRAKRDKSQSHTPSRRMGRSRSPVTTKRGRSRSRTPTKRGHSRSRSPQWRRSRSAQRWGRSRSPQRRGRSRSPQRPGWSRSRNTQRRGRSRSARRGRSHSRSPVTRGRSRSRTPARRGRSRSRTPARRRSRSRTPARRRSRSRTPARRGRSRSRTPARRRSRTRSPVRRRSRSRSPARRSGRSRSRTPARRGRSRSRTPARRSGRSRSRTPARRGRSRSRTPARRGRSRSRTPARRGRSRSRSLVRRGRSHSRTPQRRGRSGSSSERKNKSRTSQRRSRSNSSPEVKKSHVSSRRSRSLSSPRSKAKSRLSLRRSLSGSSPGPKQKSLSPPRRSRSGSSQPKAKSRTPTRLSCLDSPPPKQKSKTPSRQSPSSLSPRPKVKPGTPPRQGSMTTSQVNEQPVTPQRRSQSGSSPSPIVKSTPPRPSPSGSSPEPEVKSSTPPRRSRSGSSSPQPKVKTVTSPRRSRSGSSSPSPSRVTCRSSPRQSGLESPHSKVESRLLPRYSRSRSSSPDTKVKPGTPLRQSHSGSTSPCPKVKPQTQPGQSLSESKSPCSQEKSKDLPVQNCSESTLCPGVKSSTPPEESYLGSSLQQKGQSHISSDQRSDASSPEMRQSCSESPSLQNRSQTPPKGSQSRSSSPITDLAPRQNRSEPSASPRLIAGLSPEQSRCHSSSSPYPEMDSHSLRQSVLESSPGLKEKMSLTSREDVPASSPIPRGKFSPPGQDSPPVFKAMLRAPSRERSGSGSSPDTKDQNSALAKSTQDEELMEVVEKSEQPSSQVLPCLSPELKEMAGRNLVSTPELEERSAVPVTLDQKHSQAFLEAEIPPGVSAWSGPCLSPEHKELSNSPPRENSFGSPLEFRNSGPVTEVTTGFSPEVKDELNGPFLNQLEADTTLDVKEQSRSSRRSSSELSPDAVEKAGMSSNQSISSPVLDAVPRTPSRERSSSASSPELKDGLPRTPSRRSRSESSPGLRDGSRTPSRHSLCGSSPGVKDIPRTPSRGRSECDSSPEPKALPQTPRPRSRSLSSPELNKCLSPQRERSGSESSVEQKTVARTPLGQRSRSGSFQELDGKPSASPQERSETDSSPDSKVKIRTPLRQRSCSGSSPEVDSKSRPSPRRSRSGSSPEVKDKPRVAPRTESGSDSSPEPKAPAPRVLPRRSRSGSSSKGRGPSPEGSSSSESSPEHPPKSRAARRSSRSSPEPKTRTPPRRRSSRSSPELTRKARPSRRSRSASSSPETRSRTPPRRRRSPSVSSPEPAGKSRSSRRRRSVSSPRTKTTSRRGRSPSPKPRGIQRSRSRSRREKTRTTRRRDRSGSSQSTSRRRQRSRSRSRVTRRRRGGSGYHSRSPVRQESSRTSSRRRRGRSRTPPASRKRSRSRTSPAPWKRSRSRASPATHRRSRSRTPLVSRRRSRSRTSPVSRRRSRSRTSMTRRRSRSRASPVSRRRSRSRTPPVTRRRSRSRTPATRRRSRSRTPPVTRRRSRSRTPPVTRRRSRSRTSPVTRRRSRSRTSPVTRRRSRSRTSPITRRRSRSRTSPVTRRRSRSRTSPAIRRRSRSRTPLLPRKRSRSRSPLVIRRRSRSRTPRATRSKRSLTRSPPAIRRRSASGSSSDRSRSATPPATRNHSGSRTPPMALSSSRMSCFSRPSMSPTPLDRCRSPGMLEPLGSSRTPMSVLQQASGSMMDGPRIPDHPRTSSVPENHAQSRIALALTAISLGTARPPPSMSAAGLAARMSQVPAPVPLMSLRTAPAASLASRIPAASAAAMNLASARTPAIPTAVNLADSRTPAAAAAAMNLASPRTAVAPTAVNLADPRTSTAPAVNLAGARTPAALAAMSLTGSGTPPAAANYPSSSRTPQAPAPANLVGPRSTHAAAPVNIASSRTPPALAAASLTSARMAPALSGANLTSPRVPLSAYERVSGRTSPPLLDRARSRTPPSAPSQSRMASERAHSPASRMIQASSQSVHPPAQDRSRSPVPPSFSDQSRSLPAQASSVAGSQSLSSGTVAKTTSSGDHSGMLSGPAPGVFHSEDGDPPVSTGAQQPPALSKERRSSSSSSSSSSSSSSSSSSSSSSSSSGSSSSDSEGSSLPTQPEVALKRVPSPAPAPKEAVREGRPLEPTPAKRKRRSSSSSSSSSSSSSSSSSSSSSSSSSSSSSSSSSSSSSSSSSSPSPAKPGPQALPIPASPKKPPPGERSHTQRLAV; encoded by the exons ATGTACAACGGGATCGGGCTGCCGACGCCCCGGGGCAGCGGCACCAACGGCTACGTCCAGCGCAACCTGTCCCTGGTGCGGGGCCGCCGGGGTGAGCGGCCTGACTACAAGGGAGAGGAGGAACTGCGGCGCCTGGAGGCTGCCCTGGTGAAGCGGCCTAATCCTGACATCCTGGACCACGAGCGCAAGCGGCGCGTGGAGCTGCGATGCCTCGAGCTGGAGGAGATGATGGAAGAGCAGGG GTACGAGGAACAGCAAATTCAGGAAAAAGTGGCGACCTTTCGGCTCATGTTGCTGGAGAAGGATGTGAACCCTGGGGGCAAGGAGGATACCCCAGGGCAGAGGCCAGC AGTGACTGAGACTCATCAGTTGGCAGAGttgaatgaaaagaagaatgagcgACTCCGTGCTGCCTTTGGCATCAGTGACTCCTATGTGGATGGTAGCTCTTTTGATCCTCAGCGCCGTGCTCGAGAGGCTAAACAACCAGCTCCTGAGCCTCCCAAACCATACAG TCTAGTCCGGGAGTCCAGCAGTTCTCGCTCACCAACCCCGaagcaaaagaagaagaaaaagaagaaagatagagGGCG CAGGTCAGAGAGTAGCTCTCCTCGACGGGAGAGGAAGAAGAGCTCAAAGAAGAAGAAGCATAG GTCAGAATCTGAGTCCAAGAAACGGAAGCATAG GTCTCCCACTCCTAAGAGCAAACGTAAATCTAAGGACAAGAAGAGGAAGCG GTCTCGAAGTACAACACCAGCCCCCAAGAGCCGCCGAGCCCACCGTTCAActtctgctgattctgcttcCTCCTCTGATACTTCCCGTAGTCG ATCACGAAGTGCTGCAGCTAAAACTCGAACAACTGCCTTGACTGGGCGAAGTCCTTCCCCTCCTTCAGGACGTCGAGGGGAAGGAGATGCCCCTTCCAGGGAATCAGGTACTACCAACACAGGACGGCCTAGCAGCCCAGAATCCTCTATAAGGCAGCCTGGCAGCCCTTGTGAAGACAAAGACAAGGACAGGACAGAG AAATCTGCAGCTCGGCCTAGTCCCTCCCCGGAGAGGAGCAGCACAGGCCCAGAACTACCTGCTCCCACTCCGCTCCTTGCTGAGCAACGTGGCGGCTCCCCACAACCCCTGGCAACAACCCCCTTAAGTCAGGAGCCAGTGAACCCCCCATCTGAGGCCTCCCCAACCCGAGGCCGTTCACCACCTAAGTCTCCTGAGAAACCGCCCCAGTCGTCTTCCTCAGAGAGCTGTCCGCCATCCCCTCAGCCTACCAAAATTTCTCGCCATGCCAGCTCTTCCCCTGAAAGTCCTAAACCTGCACCAGCTCCTGGGTCCCGCCGAGAGATTTCTTCTTCTCCTACATCCAAGAGTCGGTCTCATGGCCGAGCAAAGCGAGATAAATCACAGTCTCATACTCCTTCCCGTAGGATGGGGAGGTCCCGTAGTCCTGTTACCACTAAGAGAGGGCGATCCCGGTCTCGGACCCCTACCAAGAGAGGTCATTCTCGGTCTCGGTCCCCTCAGTGGCGTAGGTCTCGGTCTGCACAGAGGTGGGGACGATCTAGAAGCCCTCAGCGACGTGGCCGCTCTAGATCCCCTCAGCGACCAGGCTGGTCCAGAAGCAGAAATACCCAGAGAAGAGGCAGGTCTAGGTCAGCACGGCGAGGCAGGTCACATTCTAGATCCCCTGTCACTAGGGGCCGATCGCGTTCTAGAACACCAGCCCGGAGGGGTAGGTCCCgctccagaacaccagctagACGGAGATCTCGCTCCAGAACACCCGCCAGACGGAGGTCCCGTTCTAGGACACCAGCCCGGAGGGGCAGGTCTCGTTCTAGAACACCTGCTAGACGTAGGTCTAGAACCCGATCTCCAGTACGACGGAGGTCTCGTAGTAGATCACCAGCTAGGAGAAGTGGCAGGTCACGCTCTAGAACTCCAGCAAGACGTGGCAGGTCACGATCTAGAACCCCAGCTAGACGCAGTGGCAGATCACGTTCCAGGACACCAGCCAGAAGGGGGAGATCTCGGTCTAGGACACcagccaggagaggaaggtctcGGTCTAGGACACCAGCCAGGAGAGGGAGATCCCGTAGTAGAAGTTTGGTTAGACGAGGTAGATCTCACTCTAGAACACCACAAAGAAGAGGCAGGTCTGGTTCATCATCAGAGCGAAAGAACAAATCCAGAACGTCTCAGCGAAGGAGCAGGTCCAACTCAAGCCCAGAAGTGAAAAAATCACACGTTTCTTCAAGGCGTAGCAGGTCTCTTTCTTCACCAAGATCCAAAGCAAAGTCTCGCTTGTCATTGAGGCGAAGCCTATCAGGCTCCTCCCCAGGCCCTAAACAGAAGTCTCTGTCACCACCCAGACGCAGTCGCTCTGGATCATCTCAACCTAAAGCCAAATCCAGAACACCAACAAGACTAAGTTGCTTGGATTCTCCACCTCCTAAGCAGAAATCTAAAACACCATCAAGGCAAAGTCCTTCCAGTTTATCTCCTCGCCCTAAAGTGAAACCTGGAACACCACCAAGGCAGGGGTCCATGACAACTTCCCAGGTAAATGAACAACCTGTGACACCACAGAGACGGAGCCAATCTGGGTCATCTCCCAGTCCCATTGTGAAATCGACACCACCAAGGCCTAGCCCTTCTGGATCATCACCTGAGCCTGAGGTGAAATCTAGTACACCCCCAAGACGTAGCCGATCTGGGTCGTCTTCACCCCAACCCAAAGTGAAGACGGTCACTTCACCTAGACGAAGCCGTTCTGGCTCATCCTCTCCAAGTCCTAGTAGGGTGACTTGTAGATCATCTCCAAGACAAAGTGGATTGGAGTCTCCCCACTCCAAAGTAGAATCTAGATTGTTGCCAAGATACAGCCGTTCTAGGTCCTCCTCGCCAGATACCAAAGTGAAACCTGGAACACCACTTAGACAAAGTCACTCAGGGTCTACTTCACCATGTCCCAAAGTAAAGCCCCAAACTCAACCAGGGCAAAGTCTTTCTGAGTCAAAGTCACCATGTTCTCAAGAGAAGTCTAAAGACTTGCCAGTGCAGAATTGCTCTGAATCCACTCTGTGTCCAGGGGTGAAATCCAGTACACCACCAGAAGAGAGCTACTTAGGCTCATCTTTGCAACAAAAAGGACAATCTCATATTTCATCAGACCAGAGGTCTGATGCTTCAAGTCCGGAAATGAGACAGAGTTGTTCTGAATCACCATCTCTGCAAAACAGATCTCAGACACCTCCTAAGGGTAGCCAGTCCAGGTCCTCATCTCCAATCACTGATTTGGCACCCAGACAAAATAGAAGCGAACCATCCGCAAGTCCTAGGCTGATAGCGGGTCTGTCTCCTGAGCAGAGTAGGTGTCACTCCAGCTCCTCCCCATATCCTGAAATGGACTCTCATTCTCTTCGGCAAAGTGTGTTGGAGTCATCTccaggattaaaagagaaaatgagcttAACCTCTCGGGAGGATGTTCCTGCATCATCTCCCATACCAAGAGGCAAATTTAGTCCTCCAGGGCAGGATAGTCCTCCAGTATTTAAAGCCATGCTTAGAGCCCCATCAAGGGAAAGAAGTGGCTCTGGATCCTCTCCAGATACGAAAGATCAGAATAGTGCATTAGCTAAGTCAACCCAAGATGAAGAATTGATGGAGGTGGTAGAGAAATCTGAGCAACCTTCAAGCCAGGTTCTACCCTGTTTATCTCCAGAACTTAAAGAAATGGCTGGAAGGAACTTGGTATCAACTCCCGAATTAGAAGAAAGGTCTGCTGTGCCTGTAACTCTCGACCAAAAGCATTCACAGGCGTTTTTGGAGGCAGAAATACCTCCAGGGGTCTCAGCTTGGAGTGGGCCATGTTTATCTCCAGAACATAAAGAACTGTCTAACTCCCCTCCCAGAGAGAATAGCTTTGGATCACCTTTAGAATTTAGAAACTCAGGACCTGTTACAGAAGTGACTACTGGGTTTTCTCCGGAGGTTAAAGATGAATTGAATGGGCCTTTTCTTAATCAGCTGGAGGCAGACACAACCCTAGATGTAAAAGAGCAATCAAGATCCTCCAGACGAAGCAGTTCTGAGTTATCCCCAGATGCAGTGGAAAAGGCAGGAATGTCGTCAAATCAGAGCATCTCTTCGCCTGTTCTTGATGCTGTACCAAGAACACCTTCGAGGGAAAGAAGTAGTTCTGCATCTTCTCCTGAACTGAAAGATGGTTTACCCAGAACCCCATCAAGGAGAAGCAGGTCTGAGTCTTCTCCAGGCCTTAGAGATGGGTCTAGGACTCCCTCAAGGCACAGCCTGTGTGGGTCCTCTCCTGGAGTGAAAGATATACCCAGAACCCCATCCAGGGGAAGAAGTGAATGTGATTCTTCTCCAGAACCAAAAGCTTTGCCTCAGACTCCTAGGCCAAGGAGCCGTTCTCTGTCATCTCCAGAGCTCAACAAGTGTCTTAGCCCCCAGAGAGAAAGAAGCGGGTCAGAATCATCAGTTGAACAAAAGACAGTGGCTAGGACTCCCCTTGGACAGAGAAGTCGTTCTGGGTCATTTCAAGAACTTGATGGGAAACCCAGTGCATCCCCTCAGGAAAGAAGTGAAACAGACTCTTCTCCAGATTCTAAAGTCAAGATACGAACCCCACTTCGGCAGAGGAGTTGCTCTGGATCATCTCCAGAGGTTGACAGCAAATCTCGGCCTTCCCCTCGACGCAGTCGGTCTGGCTCATCCCCTGAAGTTAAAGATAAGCCAAGAGTGGCACCCAGAACAGAGAGTGGTTCTGATTCTTCACCTGAGCCCAAAGCTCCTGCTCCTCGCGTTCTTCCTAGAAGAAGCAGATCAGGTTCTTCAAGCAAAGGGAGAGGCCCTTCCCCTGAAGGAAGCAGCAGTTCTGAGTCCTCTCCAGAACACCCACCCAAATCCAGAGCTGCACGAAGAAGCTCCAGGTCATCACCAGAACCCAAGACTCGCACTCCACCTCGCCGTCGCAGCTCTCGATCATCTCCTGAGCTGACTAGGAAGGCCAGACCTTCCCGCAGAAGCCGCTCTGCTTCCTCCTCACCAGAGACCCGCTCTAGAACTCCCCCCAGACGCCGAAGAAGTCCCTCAGTGTCTTCTCCAGAGCCAGCAGGAAAGTCGAGATCCTCACGCCGCCGGCGTTCAGTTTCATCTCCACGGACCAAGACAACTTCAAGGAGAGGCCGTTCTCCTTCACCAAAGCCTCGTGGAATCCAGAGGTCCCGTTCCCGCTCAAGGAGGGAGAAAACCAGAACAACTCGACGTCGAGACCGATCTGGATCGTCTCAGTCAACCTCTCGGAGGAGACAGCGCAGCCGATCGAGGTCTCGGGTTACTCGTCGACGAAGAGGAGGTTCTGGGTACCACTCAAGATCACCTGTCCGGCAGGAAAGTTCCCGAACATCCTCTAGACGTCGCAGAGGCCGCTCTCGAACACCGCCAGCCAGCCGGAAACGTTCCCGTTCCCGTACATCTCCTGCGCCATGGAAACGCTCCAGATCTCGAGCATCTCCGGCCACTCACCGACGATccaggtccagaacacctctggtTAGCCGACGTAGGTCCAGGTCTCGAACTTCACCAGTCAGCCGTAGGCGGTCAAGGTCCAGGACATCGATGACTCGACGACGCTCACGATCTCGGGCATCCCCAGTGAGTCGAAGGCGATCCAGGTCCAGAACGCCACCTGTGACCCGCCGTCGTTCAAGGTCCAGGACGCCAGCAACGCGCCGGCGCTCCCGTTCTAGAACCCCACCAGTGACCCGTAGGAGGTCCAGGTCCAGGACTCCGCCAGTGACCAGGCGGCGATCTCGAAGCAGAACCTCACCTGTTACACGCAGAAGATCAAGATCCAGAACGTCCCCAGTTACCCGGAGACGGTCTCGCTCTCGCACATCTCCAATAACTCGAAGGAGGTCCCGTTCTCGAACCTCTCCAGTGACACGCCGCAGATCAAGGTCTCGAACGTCTCCAGCAATTCGCCGCCGTTCTAGGTCCCGGACACCGTTATTGCCACGCAAACGTTCTCGAAGTCGTTCGCCACTTGTTATCCGCCGCCGTTCTAGGTCCCGTACTCCACGGGCAACTCGGAGCAAGCGGTCCTTAACAAGGTCGCCTCCAGCTATCCGGAGGCGTTCTGCATCTGGAAGTAGCTCTGATCGTTCACGTTCTGCTACTCCTCCAGCAACGAGAAACCATTCTGGTTCTCGGACACCTCCGATGGCACTCAGTAGCTCTAGAATGAGCTGCTTCAGTCGTCCTAGCATGTCGCCAACTCCTCTCGATCGCTGTAGATCACCTGGAATGCTCGAACCCCTTGGCAGCTCTAGAACGCCAATGTCTGTCCTGCAGCAAGCTAGTGGCTCCATGATGGATGGTCCCCGTATTCCTGATCACCCAAGAACATCATCTGTACCAGAAAACCATGCTCAGTCTAGAATTGCACTTGCCCTGACAGCCATCAGTCTTGGCACTGCCCGGCCACCTCCGTCCATGTCTGCTGCTGGCCTGGCTGCAAGGATGTCCCAGGTTCCAGCTCCGGTGCCTCTCATGAGTCTCAGAACAGCTCCAGCTGCCAGCCTTGCCAGCAGAATTCCTGCAGCTTCTGCAGCAGCCATGAACCTGGCCAGTGCCAGGACACCTGCCATCCCCACAGCAGTGAACCTAGCAGACTCGCGAACCCCAGCCGCAGCTGCTGCAGCCATGAACTTGGCCAGCCCCAGAACAGCCGTGGCACCCACAGCTGTGAACCTAGCTGACCCTCGCACTTCCACAGCCCCTGCTGTGAATCTAGCAGGAGCCAGAACCCCTGCTGCTCTAGCAGCTATGAGTTTAACAGGCTCTGGCACGCCTCCGGCTGCTGCAAACTACCCCTCAAGCTCCAGAACACCCCAAGCTCCAGCACCTGCCAACCTGGTGGGTCCTAGGTCCACACATGCTGCAGCTCCTGTGAATATTGCCAGCTCAAGAACCCCTCCAGCCTTGGCCGCTGCAAGCCTCACCAGTGCTAGAATGGCTCCAGCATTGTCTGGTGCAAATCTCACCAGCCCCAGGGTGCCCCTCTCTGCCTATGAGCGTGTTAGCGGCAGAACCTCACCACCTCTTCTTGACCGAGCCAGGTCCAGAACCCCACCATCAGCCCCAAGCCAGTCCAGAATGGCCTCTGAGCGAGCTCACTCTCCTGCCTCTAGAATGATCCAGGCTTCCTCTCAGTCTGTTCATCCTCCAGCTCAGGATCGGTCTAGGTCTCCTGTGCCTCCTTCCTTTTCAGACCAATCCCGTTCTTTGCCTGCCCAGGCCTCCTCTGTAGCAGGATCTCAGTCCCTAAGCTCTGGGACAGTGGCCAAGACCACGTCCTCTGGTGATCACAGTGGCATGCtctctggccctgcccctggggtGTTCCATTCTGAGGATGGGGACCCACCTGTCTCTACTGGGGCCCAGCAACCACCTGCATTGTCCAAGGAGCGGCgtagttcctcctcctcctcctcgtcctCTAGCtcctcttcatcatcatcatcatcgtcgtcttcctcctcttcctctggcTCCAGTTCTAGCGATTCGGAGGGCTCTAGCCTTCCCACTCAACCTGAGGTGGCACTGAAGAG GGTCCCCAGCCCCGCCCCAGCCCCAAAGGAGGCTGTGCGAGAGGGCCGTCCCCTGGAGCCGACCCCAGCCAAACGGAAGAGGCGCTCTAGTAGTTCCAGTTCCAGctcctcctcttcatcttcaTCGTCGTcgtcctcttcctcttcctcctcctcttcttcttcctcctcctcctcctcttcgtcttcctcctcctcctcctcttcttccccctCCCCTGCTAAGCCTGGCCCTCAGGCCTTGCCCATACCTGCAAGCCCCAAGAAGCCACCCCCTGGCGAGAGGAG CCACACCCAACGCCTTGCAGTCTAA